A window of Candidatus Xiphinematobacter sp. Idaho Grape contains these coding sequences:
- a CDS encoding MBL fold metallo-hydrolase, translating to MQLTNLTRNLEIGANSYLLKAGGNSILLDAGFHPRKEGRAALPNFSLLEEENLDVVVLTHAHHDHIGALPALTKRYRDIPVYMTPATARVAGIMLHNSVNVMMRRREAANLPEYPLFTHRGVDRCSETWQLQPIGHTFYPCSFFGREIQDVRVCFFDAGHVLGSAGVLVESEGRTFFYTGDVNFSDQSFLRGANFPEEGIDILMMEATRGDSPMEKNFTRAAEELRLAQAIKEIFERGGTVTIPVFSLGKTQELLAMFWKMRVYGLLPAVPIYISGLSAKLTVVYDAFSSSICRHSPALQLLQEMTPRVVNGAEIRACCLTQQSIFALSSGMMSENTLSNIFARRILESPRQGLFFVGHTDADSPAGKIRRTIIDQEVVLEVGLPTLKRKCQCKEFNFSAHSSREALLAYALRIRPKTIVLAHGDPMALEWFRVSLTQALPKTRIILPQPGQAVDL from the coding sequence ATGCAGTTGACTAATCTAACTCGCAATTTGGAGATCGGGGCTAATTCCTATCTTCTTAAAGCAGGGGGAAATAGCATCTTGCTAGACGCTGGCTTTCACCCTAGAAAGGAGGGGCGCGCAGCACTTCCAAACTTTTCTCTTCTTGAGGAAGAGAATTTAGACGTTGTGGTGCTTACCCACGCCCATCATGACCATATAGGCGCTCTTCCCGCATTAACCAAGCGCTATCGTGATATACCTGTCTATATGACACCTGCTACAGCGCGTGTGGCGGGTATTATGTTACACAATTCCGTCAATGTTATGATGCGGCGAAGGGAAGCAGCCAATCTTCCAGAATACCCTCTCTTCACTCACCGGGGAGTGGACCGATGTTCGGAGACATGGCAACTACAACCAATAGGTCACACCTTTTATCCCTGCAGCTTCTTTGGGAGGGAAATACAAGACGTTCGCGTATGCTTTTTTGATGCTGGGCATGTGCTAGGGTCAGCGGGCGTTCTCGTTGAAAGTGAGGGACGCACCTTCTTCTACACAGGGGATGTTAATTTCAGTGACCAGTCTTTCCTCCGCGGGGCTAACTTTCCAGAAGAGGGAATAGATATCCTTATGATGGAGGCTACCAGGGGAGACTCTCCGATGGAAAAAAACTTTACACGCGCCGCCGAAGAATTGCGGCTGGCACAGGCAATTAAAGAAATATTTGAGCGGGGCGGAACGGTCACTATCCCAGTCTTTTCCCTAGGAAAAACACAAGAGCTATTAGCAATGTTCTGGAAAATGCGCGTCTATGGACTGCTTCCAGCAGTACCTATCTACATAAGCGGGCTTAGCGCCAAACTCACGGTAGTATACGATGCCTTTTCCTCAAGCATCTGTCGCCATTCTCCAGCACTTCAACTTCTGCAAGAAATGACCCCTCGCGTAGTCAATGGGGCAGAAATCAGGGCCTGCTGTCTAACGCAGCAATCTATCTTTGCGCTTTCAAGCGGCATGATGTCGGAAAATACACTCTCCAATATTTTCGCACGTCGCATTCTTGAATCTCCTCGACAGGGTCTTTTTTTTGTTGGTCATACGGATGCTGACTCACCTGCAGGCAAGATACGAAGAACAATAATTGATCAAGAGGTTGTCTTGGAGGTAGGACTTCCTACTCTAAAAAGGAAATGTCAGTGCAAGGAATTTAATTTTAGCGCTCACTCTTCTCGTGAAGCTCTTTTAGCATATGCACTACGTATCCGGCCTAAGACTATCGTGCTAGCACATGGCGACCCTATGGCTTTAGAATGGTTCCGTGTGTCCCTTACTCAGGCACTCCCAAAAACAAGGATCATTCTCCCACAACCCGGTCAGGCGGTGGATTTGTAG